The Euleptes europaea isolate rEulEur1 chromosome 2, rEulEur1.hap1, whole genome shotgun sequence genome has a segment encoding these proteins:
- the FUBP1 gene encoding far upstream element-binding protein 1 isoform X5: MADYSTVPPPSSGAPGGGGGGGGGVNDAFKDALQRARQIAAKIGGESGTSVNSNDYGYGGQKRPLEDGDQPEPKKVAPPNNDSFGSQLPPMHQQQRSVMTEEYKVPDGMVGFIIGRGGEQISRIQQESGCKIQIAPDSGGHPERSCMLTGTPESVQSAKRLLDQIVEKGRPTPGFHHGDGPGNAVQEIMIPASKAGLVIGKGGETIKQLQERAGVKMVMIQDGPQNTGADKPLRITGDPYKVQQAKEMVLDLIRDQGGFREVRNEYGSRIGGNEGLDVPIPRFAVGIVIGRNGEMIKKIQNDAGVRIQFKPDDGTTPDRIAQITGPPDRCQHAAEIITDLLRSVQAGNPGGPGPGGRGRGRGQGNWNMGPPGGLQEFNFIVPTGKTGLIIGKGGETIKSISQQSGARIELQRNPPPNADPNMKLFTIRGTPQQIDYARQLIEEKIGGPVNPLGPPVPHGPHGVVPGPHGPPGPPPGAPMGPYNPAPYTPGPPGPAPHGPPAPYAPQGWGNAYPHWQPPNPPDPGKPTDPNSAAWAAYYAHYYQQQAQPPPAAPPSAPPATQTNGQGDQPNPAPAGQVDYTKAWEEYYKKMGQAVPAPAGAPPAGQPDYSAAWAEYYRQQAAYYAQTSPQGMPQHPPAPQGQ, from the exons ATGGCGGATTATTCTACGGTACCCCCTCCTTCTTCGGGCGCGcccgggggaggcggaggaggtGGCGGGGGAGTCAATGACGCTTTTAAGGACGCGCTACAACGGGCTAGGCAG aTTGCAGCAAAAATTGGAGGTGAATCAGGGACATCGGTGAATTCAAATGATTACGGTTATGGGGGACAAAAAAGGCCTCTTGAAGATGGAG ATCAACCTGAGCCTAAGAAAGTTGCTCCTCCAAACAATGATT CTTTTGGAAGTCAGTTACCACCCATGCATCAGCAACAGAG GTCTGTAATGACAGAAGAATATAAAGTTCCTGATGGCATGGTTGGATTCA TTATTGGCAGAGGAGGAGAGCAGATCTCCCGTATACAACAAGAATCTGGATGCAAAATACAGATTGCACCTG ATAGCGGTGGTCATCCTGAAAGATCTTGCATGTTAACTGGGACTCCAGAATCCGTGCA GTCTGCAAAACGGTTACTTGACCAGATAGTTGAAAAAGGAAGACCCACACCAGGATTCCATCATGGTGATGGTCCAGGAAATGCTGTCCAGGAAATTATGATTCCAGCTAGTAAAGCAGGATTAGTTATTGGGAAAGGTGGAGAGACAATAAAACAGCTTCAG GAGCGAGCAGGAGTTAAGATGGTTATGATTCAGGATGGTCCACAGAACACTGGAGCAGACAAACCTCTTAGGATCACAGGAGATCCTTACAAAGTTCAA CAAGCGAAGGAAATGGTTTTAGACCTAATTCGTGATCAAGGTGGTTTTAGAGAAGTACGCAATGAATACGGGTCAAGAATAGGAGGAAACGAAGGACTAGAT GTCCCAATACCACGATTTGCCGTTGGCATTGTAATTGGAAGGAATGGAGAAATGATTAAAAAGATACAGAATGATGCTGGTGTGAGAATCCAGTTTAAACCAG ATGATGGAACAACTCCAGACAGAATAGCACAAATCACTGGACCTCCAGATAGATGTCAACATGCAGCAGAAATTATTACAGATCTTCTTCGAAGTGTTCAG GCTGGCAATCCTGGTGGTCCTGGACCTGGTGGTCGTGGAAGAGGTAGAGGACAAGGAAACTGGAATATGGGGCCTCCTGGTGGACTGCAAGAATTTAATTTTATTGTGCCCACTGGAAAAACTGGATTAATTATTGGGAAAG GTGGTGAAACTATCAAGAGTATCAGCCAACAATCTGGTGCTAGAATAGAACTTCAGAGAAACCCTCCACCAAATGCGGatccaaacatgaaattgttCACTATCCGGGGGACACCACAGCAGATTGATTATGCTCGGCAGCTTATAGAAGAGAAGATTGGC GGTCCAGTGAATCCTTTGGGTCCTCCCGTGCCACATGGTCCTCATGGTGTTGTTCCTGGCCCACATGGGCCTCCTGGGCCGCCTCCTGGTGCCCCTATGGGACCTTACAATCCTGCTCCTTATACACCTGGCCCTCCTGGTCCAGCACCTCA TGGGCCTCCAGCACCATATGCTCCACAGGGCTGGGGTAATGCTTATCCACACTGGCAACCACCAAATCCTCCCGATCCAG GTAAGCCAACGGATCCTAATTCAGCAGCATGGGCAGCCTATTACGCTCACTACTATCAGCAGCAAGcgcagccaccacctgcagctcCACCCAGTGCGCCACCAGCCACCCAGACCAATGGACAAG GAGATCAACCAAATCCAGCACCAGCAGGGCAAGTAGATTACACCAAGGCTTGGGAAGAGTACTATAAAAAAATGG GTCAGGCAGTTCCAGCTCCAGCGGGGGCACCACCAGCAGGTCAGCCTGATTATAGTGCAGCATGGGCTGAATACTATAGACAGCAGGCAGCCTATTATGCCCAAACAAGTCCACAAGGAATGCCGCAACATCCTCCAGCACCACAG GGCCAATAA
- the FUBP1 gene encoding far upstream element-binding protein 1 isoform X2 has product MADYSTVPPPSSGAPGGGGGGGGGVNDAFKDALQRARQIAAKIGGESGTSVNSNDYGYGGQKRPLEDGDGSWTSPSSTTHWEGMPSPFKDQPEPKKVAPPNNDSFGSQLPPMHQQQRSVMTEEYKVPDGMVGFIIGRGGEQISRIQQESGCKIQIAPDSGGHPERSCMLTGTPESVQSAKRLLDQIVEKGRPTPGFHHGDGPGNAVQEIMIPASKAGLVIGKGGETIKQLQERAGVKMVMIQDGPQNTGADKPLRITGDPYKVQQAKEMVLDLIRDQGGFREVRNEYGSRIGGNEGLDVPIPRFAVGIVIGRNGEMIKKIQNDAGVRIQFKPDDGTTPDRIAQITGPPDRCQHAAEIITDLLRSVQAGNPGGPGPGGRGRGRGQGNWNMGPPGGLQEFNFIVPTGKTGLIIGKGGETIKSISQQSGARIELQRNPPPNADPNMKLFTIRGTPQQIDYARQLIEEKIGGPVNPLGPPVPHGPHGVVPGPHGPPGPPPGAPMGPYNPAPYTPGPPGPAPHGPPAPYAPQGWGNAYPHWQPPNPPDPGKPTDPNSAAWAAYYAHYYQQQAQPPPAAPPSAPPATQTNGQGDQPNPAPAGQVDYTKAWEEYYKKMGQAVPAPAGAPPAGQPDYSAAWAEYYRQQAAYYAQTSPQGMPQHPPAPQGQ; this is encoded by the exons ATGGCGGATTATTCTACGGTACCCCCTCCTTCTTCGGGCGCGcccgggggaggcggaggaggtGGCGGGGGAGTCAATGACGCTTTTAAGGACGCGCTACAACGGGCTAGGCAG aTTGCAGCAAAAATTGGAGGTGAATCAGGGACATCGGTGAATTCAAATGATTACGGTTATGGGGGACAAAAAAGGCCTCTTGAAGATGGAG ATGGCTCTTGGACAAGTCCGAGCAGTACAACACACTGGGAGGGAATGCCCTCTCCTTTTAAAG ATCAACCTGAGCCTAAGAAAGTTGCTCCTCCAAACAATGATT CTTTTGGAAGTCAGTTACCACCCATGCATCAGCAACAGAG GTCTGTAATGACAGAAGAATATAAAGTTCCTGATGGCATGGTTGGATTCA TTATTGGCAGAGGAGGAGAGCAGATCTCCCGTATACAACAAGAATCTGGATGCAAAATACAGATTGCACCTG ATAGCGGTGGTCATCCTGAAAGATCTTGCATGTTAACTGGGACTCCAGAATCCGTGCA GTCTGCAAAACGGTTACTTGACCAGATAGTTGAAAAAGGAAGACCCACACCAGGATTCCATCATGGTGATGGTCCAGGAAATGCTGTCCAGGAAATTATGATTCCAGCTAGTAAAGCAGGATTAGTTATTGGGAAAGGTGGAGAGACAATAAAACAGCTTCAG GAGCGAGCAGGAGTTAAGATGGTTATGATTCAGGATGGTCCACAGAACACTGGAGCAGACAAACCTCTTAGGATCACAGGAGATCCTTACAAAGTTCAA CAAGCGAAGGAAATGGTTTTAGACCTAATTCGTGATCAAGGTGGTTTTAGAGAAGTACGCAATGAATACGGGTCAAGAATAGGAGGAAACGAAGGACTAGAT GTCCCAATACCACGATTTGCCGTTGGCATTGTAATTGGAAGGAATGGAGAAATGATTAAAAAGATACAGAATGATGCTGGTGTGAGAATCCAGTTTAAACCAG ATGATGGAACAACTCCAGACAGAATAGCACAAATCACTGGACCTCCAGATAGATGTCAACATGCAGCAGAAATTATTACAGATCTTCTTCGAAGTGTTCAG GCTGGCAATCCTGGTGGTCCTGGACCTGGTGGTCGTGGAAGAGGTAGAGGACAAGGAAACTGGAATATGGGGCCTCCTGGTGGACTGCAAGAATTTAATTTTATTGTGCCCACTGGAAAAACTGGATTAATTATTGGGAAAG GTGGTGAAACTATCAAGAGTATCAGCCAACAATCTGGTGCTAGAATAGAACTTCAGAGAAACCCTCCACCAAATGCGGatccaaacatgaaattgttCACTATCCGGGGGACACCACAGCAGATTGATTATGCTCGGCAGCTTATAGAAGAGAAGATTGGC GGTCCAGTGAATCCTTTGGGTCCTCCCGTGCCACATGGTCCTCATGGTGTTGTTCCTGGCCCACATGGGCCTCCTGGGCCGCCTCCTGGTGCCCCTATGGGACCTTACAATCCTGCTCCTTATACACCTGGCCCTCCTGGTCCAGCACCTCA TGGGCCTCCAGCACCATATGCTCCACAGGGCTGGGGTAATGCTTATCCACACTGGCAACCACCAAATCCTCCCGATCCAG GTAAGCCAACGGATCCTAATTCAGCAGCATGGGCAGCCTATTACGCTCACTACTATCAGCAGCAAGcgcagccaccacctgcagctcCACCCAGTGCGCCACCAGCCACCCAGACCAATGGACAAG GAGATCAACCAAATCCAGCACCAGCAGGGCAAGTAGATTACACCAAGGCTTGGGAAGAGTACTATAAAAAAATGG GTCAGGCAGTTCCAGCTCCAGCGGGGGCACCACCAGCAGGTCAGCCTGATTATAGTGCAGCATGGGCTGAATACTATAGACAGCAGGCAGCCTATTATGCCCAAACAAGTCCACAAGGAATGCCGCAACATCCTCCAGCACCACAG GGCCAATAA
- the FUBP1 gene encoding far upstream element-binding protein 1 isoform X3, whose amino-acid sequence MADYSTVPPPSSGAPGGGGGGGGGVNDAFKDALQRARQIAAKIGGESGTSVNSNDYGYGGQKRPLEDGDQPEPKKVAPPNNDSFGSQLPPMHQQQRSVMTEEYKVPDGMVGFIIGRGGEQISRIQQESGCKIQIAPDSGGHPERSCMLTGTPESVQSAKRLLDQIVEKGRPTPGFHHGDGPGNAVQEIMIPASKAGLVIGKGGETIKQLQERAGVKMVMIQDGPQNTGADKPLRITGDPYKVQQAKEMVLDLIRDQGGFREVRNEYGSRIGGNEGLDVPIPRFAVGIVIGRNGEMIKKIQNDAGVRIQFKPDDGTTPDRIAQITGPPDRCQHAAEIITDLLRSVQAGNPGGPGPGGRGRGRGQGNWNMGPPGGLQEFNFIVPTGKTGLIIGKGGETIKSISQQSGARIELQRNPPPNADPNMKLFTIRGTPQQIDYARQLIEEKIGGPVNPLGPPVPHGPHGVVPGPHGPPGPPPGAPMGPYNPAPYTPGPPGPAPHGPPAPYAPQGWGNAYPHWQPPNPPDPGKPTDPNSAAWAAYYAHYYQQQAQPPPAAPPSAPPATQTNGQGDQPNPAPAGQVDYTKAWEEYYKKMGQQGQPQDYSKAWEEYYKKQGQAVPAPAGAPPAGQPDYSAAWAEYYRQQAAYYAQTSPQGMPQHPPAPQGQ is encoded by the exons ATGGCGGATTATTCTACGGTACCCCCTCCTTCTTCGGGCGCGcccgggggaggcggaggaggtGGCGGGGGAGTCAATGACGCTTTTAAGGACGCGCTACAACGGGCTAGGCAG aTTGCAGCAAAAATTGGAGGTGAATCAGGGACATCGGTGAATTCAAATGATTACGGTTATGGGGGACAAAAAAGGCCTCTTGAAGATGGAG ATCAACCTGAGCCTAAGAAAGTTGCTCCTCCAAACAATGATT CTTTTGGAAGTCAGTTACCACCCATGCATCAGCAACAGAG GTCTGTAATGACAGAAGAATATAAAGTTCCTGATGGCATGGTTGGATTCA TTATTGGCAGAGGAGGAGAGCAGATCTCCCGTATACAACAAGAATCTGGATGCAAAATACAGATTGCACCTG ATAGCGGTGGTCATCCTGAAAGATCTTGCATGTTAACTGGGACTCCAGAATCCGTGCA GTCTGCAAAACGGTTACTTGACCAGATAGTTGAAAAAGGAAGACCCACACCAGGATTCCATCATGGTGATGGTCCAGGAAATGCTGTCCAGGAAATTATGATTCCAGCTAGTAAAGCAGGATTAGTTATTGGGAAAGGTGGAGAGACAATAAAACAGCTTCAG GAGCGAGCAGGAGTTAAGATGGTTATGATTCAGGATGGTCCACAGAACACTGGAGCAGACAAACCTCTTAGGATCACAGGAGATCCTTACAAAGTTCAA CAAGCGAAGGAAATGGTTTTAGACCTAATTCGTGATCAAGGTGGTTTTAGAGAAGTACGCAATGAATACGGGTCAAGAATAGGAGGAAACGAAGGACTAGAT GTCCCAATACCACGATTTGCCGTTGGCATTGTAATTGGAAGGAATGGAGAAATGATTAAAAAGATACAGAATGATGCTGGTGTGAGAATCCAGTTTAAACCAG ATGATGGAACAACTCCAGACAGAATAGCACAAATCACTGGACCTCCAGATAGATGTCAACATGCAGCAGAAATTATTACAGATCTTCTTCGAAGTGTTCAG GCTGGCAATCCTGGTGGTCCTGGACCTGGTGGTCGTGGAAGAGGTAGAGGACAAGGAAACTGGAATATGGGGCCTCCTGGTGGACTGCAAGAATTTAATTTTATTGTGCCCACTGGAAAAACTGGATTAATTATTGGGAAAG GTGGTGAAACTATCAAGAGTATCAGCCAACAATCTGGTGCTAGAATAGAACTTCAGAGAAACCCTCCACCAAATGCGGatccaaacatgaaattgttCACTATCCGGGGGACACCACAGCAGATTGATTATGCTCGGCAGCTTATAGAAGAGAAGATTGGC GGTCCAGTGAATCCTTTGGGTCCTCCCGTGCCACATGGTCCTCATGGTGTTGTTCCTGGCCCACATGGGCCTCCTGGGCCGCCTCCTGGTGCCCCTATGGGACCTTACAATCCTGCTCCTTATACACCTGGCCCTCCTGGTCCAGCACCTCA TGGGCCTCCAGCACCATATGCTCCACAGGGCTGGGGTAATGCTTATCCACACTGGCAACCACCAAATCCTCCCGATCCAG GTAAGCCAACGGATCCTAATTCAGCAGCATGGGCAGCCTATTACGCTCACTACTATCAGCAGCAAGcgcagccaccacctgcagctcCACCCAGTGCGCCACCAGCCACCCAGACCAATGGACAAG GAGATCAACCAAATCCAGCACCAGCAGGGCAAGTAGATTACACCAAGGCTTGGGAAGAGTACTATAAAAAAATGG GTCAACAAGGGCAGCCACAAGATTATTCAAAGGCTTGGGAGGAATATTACAAGAAGCAAG GTCAGGCAGTTCCAGCTCCAGCGGGGGCACCACCAGCAGGTCAGCCTGATTATAGTGCAGCATGGGCTGAATACTATAGACAGCAGGCAGCCTATTATGCCCAAACAAGTCCACAAGGAATGCCGCAACATCCTCCAGCACCACAG GGCCAATAA
- the FUBP1 gene encoding far upstream element-binding protein 1 isoform X1, producing the protein MADYSTVPPPSSGAPGGGGGGGGGVNDAFKDALQRARQIAAKIGGESGTSVNSNDYGYGGQKRPLEDGDGSWTSPSSTTHWEGMPSPFKDQPEPKKVAPPNNDSFGSQLPPMHQQQRSVMTEEYKVPDGMVGFIIGRGGEQISRIQQESGCKIQIAPDSGGHPERSCMLTGTPESVQSAKRLLDQIVEKGRPTPGFHHGDGPGNAVQEIMIPASKAGLVIGKGGETIKQLQERAGVKMVMIQDGPQNTGADKPLRITGDPYKVQQAKEMVLDLIRDQGGFREVRNEYGSRIGGNEGLDVPIPRFAVGIVIGRNGEMIKKIQNDAGVRIQFKPDDGTTPDRIAQITGPPDRCQHAAEIITDLLRSVQAGNPGGPGPGGRGRGRGQGNWNMGPPGGLQEFNFIVPTGKTGLIIGKGGETIKSISQQSGARIELQRNPPPNADPNMKLFTIRGTPQQIDYARQLIEEKIGGPVNPLGPPVPHGPHGVVPGPHGPPGPPPGAPMGPYNPAPYTPGPPGPAPHGPPAPYAPQGWGNAYPHWQPPNPPDPGKPTDPNSAAWAAYYAHYYQQQAQPPPAAPPSAPPATQTNGQGDQPNPAPAGQVDYTKAWEEYYKKMGQQGQPQDYSKAWEEYYKKQGQAVPAPAGAPPAGQPDYSAAWAEYYRQQAAYYAQTSPQGMPQHPPAPQGQ; encoded by the exons ATGGCGGATTATTCTACGGTACCCCCTCCTTCTTCGGGCGCGcccgggggaggcggaggaggtGGCGGGGGAGTCAATGACGCTTTTAAGGACGCGCTACAACGGGCTAGGCAG aTTGCAGCAAAAATTGGAGGTGAATCAGGGACATCGGTGAATTCAAATGATTACGGTTATGGGGGACAAAAAAGGCCTCTTGAAGATGGAG ATGGCTCTTGGACAAGTCCGAGCAGTACAACACACTGGGAGGGAATGCCCTCTCCTTTTAAAG ATCAACCTGAGCCTAAGAAAGTTGCTCCTCCAAACAATGATT CTTTTGGAAGTCAGTTACCACCCATGCATCAGCAACAGAG GTCTGTAATGACAGAAGAATATAAAGTTCCTGATGGCATGGTTGGATTCA TTATTGGCAGAGGAGGAGAGCAGATCTCCCGTATACAACAAGAATCTGGATGCAAAATACAGATTGCACCTG ATAGCGGTGGTCATCCTGAAAGATCTTGCATGTTAACTGGGACTCCAGAATCCGTGCA GTCTGCAAAACGGTTACTTGACCAGATAGTTGAAAAAGGAAGACCCACACCAGGATTCCATCATGGTGATGGTCCAGGAAATGCTGTCCAGGAAATTATGATTCCAGCTAGTAAAGCAGGATTAGTTATTGGGAAAGGTGGAGAGACAATAAAACAGCTTCAG GAGCGAGCAGGAGTTAAGATGGTTATGATTCAGGATGGTCCACAGAACACTGGAGCAGACAAACCTCTTAGGATCACAGGAGATCCTTACAAAGTTCAA CAAGCGAAGGAAATGGTTTTAGACCTAATTCGTGATCAAGGTGGTTTTAGAGAAGTACGCAATGAATACGGGTCAAGAATAGGAGGAAACGAAGGACTAGAT GTCCCAATACCACGATTTGCCGTTGGCATTGTAATTGGAAGGAATGGAGAAATGATTAAAAAGATACAGAATGATGCTGGTGTGAGAATCCAGTTTAAACCAG ATGATGGAACAACTCCAGACAGAATAGCACAAATCACTGGACCTCCAGATAGATGTCAACATGCAGCAGAAATTATTACAGATCTTCTTCGAAGTGTTCAG GCTGGCAATCCTGGTGGTCCTGGACCTGGTGGTCGTGGAAGAGGTAGAGGACAAGGAAACTGGAATATGGGGCCTCCTGGTGGACTGCAAGAATTTAATTTTATTGTGCCCACTGGAAAAACTGGATTAATTATTGGGAAAG GTGGTGAAACTATCAAGAGTATCAGCCAACAATCTGGTGCTAGAATAGAACTTCAGAGAAACCCTCCACCAAATGCGGatccaaacatgaaattgttCACTATCCGGGGGACACCACAGCAGATTGATTATGCTCGGCAGCTTATAGAAGAGAAGATTGGC GGTCCAGTGAATCCTTTGGGTCCTCCCGTGCCACATGGTCCTCATGGTGTTGTTCCTGGCCCACATGGGCCTCCTGGGCCGCCTCCTGGTGCCCCTATGGGACCTTACAATCCTGCTCCTTATACACCTGGCCCTCCTGGTCCAGCACCTCA TGGGCCTCCAGCACCATATGCTCCACAGGGCTGGGGTAATGCTTATCCACACTGGCAACCACCAAATCCTCCCGATCCAG GTAAGCCAACGGATCCTAATTCAGCAGCATGGGCAGCCTATTACGCTCACTACTATCAGCAGCAAGcgcagccaccacctgcagctcCACCCAGTGCGCCACCAGCCACCCAGACCAATGGACAAG GAGATCAACCAAATCCAGCACCAGCAGGGCAAGTAGATTACACCAAGGCTTGGGAAGAGTACTATAAAAAAATGG GTCAACAAGGGCAGCCACAAGATTATTCAAAGGCTTGGGAGGAATATTACAAGAAGCAAG GTCAGGCAGTTCCAGCTCCAGCGGGGGCACCACCAGCAGGTCAGCCTGATTATAGTGCAGCATGGGCTGAATACTATAGACAGCAGGCAGCCTATTATGCCCAAACAAGTCCACAAGGAATGCCGCAACATCCTCCAGCACCACAG GGCCAATAA
- the FUBP1 gene encoding far upstream element-binding protein 1 isoform X4, whose translation MADYSTIAAKIGGESGTSVNSNDYGYGGQKRPLEDGDGSWTSPSSTTHWEGMPSPFKDQPEPKKVAPPNNDSFGSQLPPMHQQQRSVMTEEYKVPDGMVGFIIGRGGEQISRIQQESGCKIQIAPDSGGHPERSCMLTGTPESVQSAKRLLDQIVEKGRPTPGFHHGDGPGNAVQEIMIPASKAGLVIGKGGETIKQLQERAGVKMVMIQDGPQNTGADKPLRITGDPYKVQQAKEMVLDLIRDQGGFREVRNEYGSRIGGNEGLDVPIPRFAVGIVIGRNGEMIKKIQNDAGVRIQFKPDDGTTPDRIAQITGPPDRCQHAAEIITDLLRSVQAGNPGGPGPGGRGRGRGQGNWNMGPPGGLQEFNFIVPTGKTGLIIGKGGETIKSISQQSGARIELQRNPPPNADPNMKLFTIRGTPQQIDYARQLIEEKIGGPVNPLGPPVPHGPHGVVPGPHGPPGPPPGAPMGPYNPAPYTPGPPGPAPHGPPAPYAPQGWGNAYPHWQPPNPPDPGKPTDPNSAAWAAYYAHYYQQQAQPPPAAPPSAPPATQTNGQGDQPNPAPAGQVDYTKAWEEYYKKMGQQGQPQDYSKAWEEYYKKQGQAVPAPAGAPPAGQPDYSAAWAEYYRQQAAYYAQTSPQGMPQHPPAPQGQ comes from the exons ATGGCGGATTATTCTACG aTTGCAGCAAAAATTGGAGGTGAATCAGGGACATCGGTGAATTCAAATGATTACGGTTATGGGGGACAAAAAAGGCCTCTTGAAGATGGAG ATGGCTCTTGGACAAGTCCGAGCAGTACAACACACTGGGAGGGAATGCCCTCTCCTTTTAAAG ATCAACCTGAGCCTAAGAAAGTTGCTCCTCCAAACAATGATT CTTTTGGAAGTCAGTTACCACCCATGCATCAGCAACAGAG GTCTGTAATGACAGAAGAATATAAAGTTCCTGATGGCATGGTTGGATTCA TTATTGGCAGAGGAGGAGAGCAGATCTCCCGTATACAACAAGAATCTGGATGCAAAATACAGATTGCACCTG ATAGCGGTGGTCATCCTGAAAGATCTTGCATGTTAACTGGGACTCCAGAATCCGTGCA GTCTGCAAAACGGTTACTTGACCAGATAGTTGAAAAAGGAAGACCCACACCAGGATTCCATCATGGTGATGGTCCAGGAAATGCTGTCCAGGAAATTATGATTCCAGCTAGTAAAGCAGGATTAGTTATTGGGAAAGGTGGAGAGACAATAAAACAGCTTCAG GAGCGAGCAGGAGTTAAGATGGTTATGATTCAGGATGGTCCACAGAACACTGGAGCAGACAAACCTCTTAGGATCACAGGAGATCCTTACAAAGTTCAA CAAGCGAAGGAAATGGTTTTAGACCTAATTCGTGATCAAGGTGGTTTTAGAGAAGTACGCAATGAATACGGGTCAAGAATAGGAGGAAACGAAGGACTAGAT GTCCCAATACCACGATTTGCCGTTGGCATTGTAATTGGAAGGAATGGAGAAATGATTAAAAAGATACAGAATGATGCTGGTGTGAGAATCCAGTTTAAACCAG ATGATGGAACAACTCCAGACAGAATAGCACAAATCACTGGACCTCCAGATAGATGTCAACATGCAGCAGAAATTATTACAGATCTTCTTCGAAGTGTTCAG GCTGGCAATCCTGGTGGTCCTGGACCTGGTGGTCGTGGAAGAGGTAGAGGACAAGGAAACTGGAATATGGGGCCTCCTGGTGGACTGCAAGAATTTAATTTTATTGTGCCCACTGGAAAAACTGGATTAATTATTGGGAAAG GTGGTGAAACTATCAAGAGTATCAGCCAACAATCTGGTGCTAGAATAGAACTTCAGAGAAACCCTCCACCAAATGCGGatccaaacatgaaattgttCACTATCCGGGGGACACCACAGCAGATTGATTATGCTCGGCAGCTTATAGAAGAGAAGATTGGC GGTCCAGTGAATCCTTTGGGTCCTCCCGTGCCACATGGTCCTCATGGTGTTGTTCCTGGCCCACATGGGCCTCCTGGGCCGCCTCCTGGTGCCCCTATGGGACCTTACAATCCTGCTCCTTATACACCTGGCCCTCCTGGTCCAGCACCTCA TGGGCCTCCAGCACCATATGCTCCACAGGGCTGGGGTAATGCTTATCCACACTGGCAACCACCAAATCCTCCCGATCCAG GTAAGCCAACGGATCCTAATTCAGCAGCATGGGCAGCCTATTACGCTCACTACTATCAGCAGCAAGcgcagccaccacctgcagctcCACCCAGTGCGCCACCAGCCACCCAGACCAATGGACAAG GAGATCAACCAAATCCAGCACCAGCAGGGCAAGTAGATTACACCAAGGCTTGGGAAGAGTACTATAAAAAAATGG GTCAACAAGGGCAGCCACAAGATTATTCAAAGGCTTGGGAGGAATATTACAAGAAGCAAG GTCAGGCAGTTCCAGCTCCAGCGGGGGCACCACCAGCAGGTCAGCCTGATTATAGTGCAGCATGGGCTGAATACTATAGACAGCAGGCAGCCTATTATGCCCAAACAAGTCCACAAGGAATGCCGCAACATCCTCCAGCACCACAG GGCCAATAA